One window of the Shewanella litorisediminis genome contains the following:
- a CDS encoding thiazole synthase — protein sequence MLKIADTEFSSRLFTGTGKFASGKQMQEAIAASGSELVTLAMKRVDFNAGSDDILAPLLERGVRLLPNTSGARNAKEAIFAANLAREMLGTTWLKLEIHPDPKYLMPDPMETFAAAKELVSQGFKVLPYVHADPVLCRRLEEIGCAAVMPLGSPIGSNQGLVSREFLKIIIEQANIPVVVDAGIGAPSHACEAMELGADAVLVNTAIASSTDPVRMARAFALAVQIGREAYLAGLGSKSLHAHETSPLTGFLHSEPVDTGLVPMDELGKVL from the coding sequence ATGCTGAAGATTGCAGACACGGAATTTAGTTCAAGGCTGTTTACCGGCACCGGCAAGTTTGCTTCGGGTAAGCAGATGCAGGAGGCCATTGCTGCCAGCGGCAGCGAGCTGGTTACCCTCGCCATGAAGCGGGTGGACTTTAACGCCGGCAGCGATGATATTCTGGCGCCGCTGTTGGAGCGCGGTGTGCGGCTGTTGCCCAATACCTCCGGTGCCCGCAATGCCAAAGAGGCGATATTCGCCGCTAACCTTGCCCGGGAGATGCTGGGCACAACGTGGCTAAAGCTTGAGATCCACCCGGATCCCAAGTACCTGATGCCAGATCCCATGGAAACCTTTGCCGCCGCCAAAGAGCTGGTGAGCCAGGGTTTTAAGGTACTGCCATATGTGCATGCCGACCCAGTGCTGTGCCGTCGTCTTGAAGAGATTGGCTGCGCGGCGGTAATGCCCCTTGGCAGCCCCATCGGCTCCAATCAGGGCCTTGTCAGCCGTGAGTTTTTGAAAATCATCATTGAGCAGGCCAATATACCTGTGGTGGTGGACGCGGGTATTGGCGCGCCGTCCCACGCCTGTGAGGCGATGGAGCTTGGCGCAGATGCGGTGCTGGTGAATACCGCCATAGCCTCGAGCACCGATCCTGTGCGAATGGCCAGAGCCTTTGCGCTGGCGGTGCAAATTGGCCGTGAAGCCTATTTGGCCGGACTTGGCAGCAAGAGCCTGCATGCCCACGAAACCAGCCCCCTGACCGGTTTTTTACACTCAGAACCAGTAGACACGGGCTTGGTACCTATGGACGAGTTGGGTAAGGTGCTATGA